A window of Pedobacter lusitanus contains these coding sequences:
- a CDS encoding phosphoribosylanthranilate isomerase produces the protein MSIKLKICGMRERGNIAEVVALQPDYIGFIFYPASKRFIGDLDPQLIKNIPATIKTTGVFVNEELEIVKNAIMKYDLKAVQLHGQESASYCQALKGTTEVIKAFGIDADFDFSKLDDYEAQVDYFLFDTQTPDHGGSGKTFSWQLLGSYKNRKSYFLSGGIGIEQLAGLEQIKDERLYAIDVNSRFEVSPGLKDIALLTVCKQMLIKI, from the coding sequence ATGAGTATTAAACTGAAAATCTGCGGAATGCGTGAACGGGGTAATATAGCTGAAGTGGTTGCCCTGCAGCCAGATTATATAGGCTTTATTTTTTATCCGGCTTCTAAAAGGTTTATCGGTGACCTTGATCCGCAGCTCATCAAAAATATTCCTGCAACTATAAAAACTACTGGCGTATTTGTGAATGAAGAACTGGAAATAGTAAAAAATGCAATTATGAAATATGACCTGAAGGCAGTTCAGTTACATGGACAGGAGAGTGCATCTTATTGTCAGGCACTGAAGGGAACAACAGAAGTGATCAAGGCTTTTGGTATAGATGCAGATTTTGATTTCAGTAAGCTGGATGATTATGAGGCACAGGTAGATTATTTCCTTTTTGATACACAGACTCCGGATCATGGTGGCTCAGGTAAAACATTTAGCTGGCAACTCCTGGGGAGCTATAAAAACAGGAAATCCTATTTTTTGAGCGGGGGAATAGGAATAGAGCAGCTTGCTGGTCTTGAACAGATTAAAGATGAACGTTTATATGCAATAGATGTCAATAGCCGGTTTGAAGTTTCACCAGGTCTGAAAGATATCGCCCTGCTGACTGTCTGTAAACAAATGCTGATTAAAATTTAA
- a CDS encoding FMN-binding glutamate synthase family protein encodes MRKAFIAIAAFLVTATLMISMAWPPFYWAFIFIGPIVLLGIYDLYQPKHSIVRNYPVLGRLRYLAEDLRPKVYQYFVESDTNGKPFSRLNRSLIYQRAKKDNDTIPFGTQLDVYDNGYEWLSHSIAAISHHELNEDPRVLVGGPDCAQPYSASILNISAMSFGSLSQNAILALNGGAFMGNFAHNTGEGGISDYHAAPKGDLIWQIGTGYFGCRNDDGTFNFDAFGVRSKTEQVKMIEIKLSQGAKPGHGGILPAKKVTPEIARIRLVKEGFDVISPPAHSAFSTPVEMLHFVKRLRELSGGKPIGFKLCIGRKSEFFAICKAMVETGIYVDFITVDGGEGGTGAAPQEFSNAVGMPLREGVAFVYDVLSGFDLKKHIKIIASGKVSSGFDLVKNIALGADLCNSARAMMFALGCIQALECNSNTCPTGVATQDPSLMKGLVVEDKKVRVFNYHRLTVASAVELLGAAGLRHPYQLSRAYINRRIAPNVMQSYMETFPYIPEGSLLNTPYPLRFELGMALSTSSSFAPTDYRVTAIDYAHANSFTDTQPSNN; translated from the coding sequence ATGAGAAAAGCATTTATTGCGATTGCCGCATTTTTAGTCACGGCAACTTTGATGATTAGCATGGCATGGCCCCCATTTTACTGGGCCTTTATTTTTATTGGTCCCATCGTTTTATTGGGTATTTATGACCTTTACCAACCAAAACATAGCATTGTTAGAAACTACCCCGTTTTAGGGCGCTTAAGATATCTTGCAGAAGATTTGCGTCCTAAAGTATATCAGTATTTTGTAGAGAGTGATACCAACGGAAAACCTTTCAGCAGATTGAACCGTTCCCTGATTTATCAGCGTGCAAAAAAAGATAATGATACTATTCCTTTTGGTACGCAGCTTGACGTTTATGATAACGGATATGAGTGGTTAAGTCACAGTATTGCTGCGATCAGCCATCATGAATTAAATGAAGATCCAAGAGTATTGGTTGGTGGACCTGATTGTGCACAGCCTTATTCTGCCAGTATATTAAATATCTCGGCAATGAGTTTTGGTTCACTAAGTCAGAATGCTATTCTTGCTTTAAATGGCGGTGCTTTCATGGGCAATTTTGCACATAATACAGGCGAAGGTGGAATCAGTGATTACCATGCTGCTCCAAAAGGAGACTTAATCTGGCAGATAGGTACTGGTTATTTTGGCTGCCGTAATGATGATGGTACATTTAATTTTGATGCTTTTGGCGTACGTTCAAAAACTGAACAGGTTAAAATGATTGAAATTAAACTTTCTCAGGGGGCTAAACCCGGACATGGTGGTATTTTACCGGCAAAAAAGGTAACTCCTGAAATTGCAAGAATCAGATTGGTGAAAGAAGGATTTGACGTGATTTCTCCTCCTGCACACTCTGCATTCTCCACACCTGTGGAAATGCTTCATTTTGTAAAAAGATTAAGAGAGTTATCGGGCGGAAAACCTATAGGATTTAAATTATGTATCGGCCGTAAAAGTGAGTTCTTCGCTATTTGCAAGGCAATGGTAGAAACAGGCATCTATGTAGATTTTATTACCGTTGATGGTGGTGAAGGTGGTACTGGAGCAGCACCGCAGGAATTCTCTAATGCAGTTGGTATGCCACTGAGAGAGGGTGTTGCCTTTGTATATGATGTGCTTTCAGGTTTCGATTTAAAGAAACATATTAAAATCATTGCTTCAGGTAAAGTTTCTTCAGGTTTTGATCTGGTTAAAAACATTGCACTGGGTGCTGATTTATGTAACTCTGCAAGAGCGATGATGTTTGCTTTAGGCTGTATTCAGGCATTGGAATGTAACAGTAATACCTGTCCTACTGGTGTGGCTACACAAGATCCGAGTCTGATGAAAGGTTTGGTTGTAGAAGATAAAAAAGTACGTGTATTCAATTATCATCGTTTGACAGTAGCCAGTGCGGTTGAGCTTTTAGGTGCGGCAGGTTTGCGTCATCCTTATCAATTAAGCAGAGCTTATATTAACAGAAGAATTGCACCTAACGTGATGCAGTCTTACATGGAGACTTTTCCGTATATTCCGGAAGGAAGTTTACTGAATACTCCTTATCCGTTAAGGTTTGAATTGGGAATGGCTTTAAGTACCTCATCGAGTTTCGCACCTACAGATTACAGGGTGACTGCAATTGATTATGCACATGCGAATTCATTTACAGATACGCAGCCATCAAATAACTAA
- a CDS encoding L-threonylcarbamoyladenylate synthase, whose protein sequence is MLVKIYPENPNPKAIEQVVEVLKKGGIIIYPTDTVYGLGCDITNQKAIERICQIRGIKPEKANFSFICSDLRHISDFVKPIDTTVFRLLKKALPGPFTFIFNANNNVPKLLSSNKKTVGIRVPDNSIAREIVEILGNPILSTSIKDDDELVEYSTDPELIHEKYEDLVDLVIDGGYGDNEASTVVDCTGGDFEIIRQGKGILENYL, encoded by the coding sequence ATGCTAGTCAAAATATACCCTGAAAATCCAAATCCAAAGGCGATTGAACAAGTGGTAGAAGTCCTTAAAAAGGGCGGAATTATCATATATCCCACTGATACTGTGTATGGATTAGGATGCGATATCACCAATCAGAAGGCGATTGAGCGAATTTGTCAGATAAGAGGCATAAAACCTGAGAAAGCAAATTTTTCATTTATCTGCTCTGACCTGAGACATATCTCTGATTTTGTAAAACCGATAGACACTACCGTTTTCCGGCTGTTAAAGAAAGCTCTTCCCGGTCCTTTTACATTTATATTCAATGCAAATAACAATGTTCCGAAATTACTGAGTTCAAACAAAAAAACTGTTGGAATCAGGGTACCGGATAACAGCATTGCAAGAGAAATAGTAGAAATATTAGGGAATCCGATTTTATCTACTTCAATTAAAGATGATGATGAACTGGTTGAATATTCTACAGATCCTGAACTGATCCATGAAAAATATGAAGATCTGGTAGATCTGGTAATTGATGGTGGTTATGGAGATAATGAAGCTTCGACAGTAGTAGACTGCACCGGAGGCGACTTTGAAATTATCCGTCAGGGAAAAGGAATACTGGAAAACTACTTGTAG
- the trpB gene encoding tryptophan synthase subunit beta, with protein sequence MNYFVNEKGYYGDFGGAYIPEMLYPNVEELRQNYLKIIGDADFQKEFHHLLKDYVGRPSPLYLAQRLSKKYNANIFLKREDLNHTGAHKINNTIGQILLAEKLGKKRIIAETGAGQHGVATATVCALRGLECVVYMGEIDIQRQAPNVARMKMLGAKVVSAVSGSKTLKDATNEAMRDWINNPVDTHYIIGSVVGPHPYPDMVSVFQSVISEETKKQLTEQTGSDQPDYVLACVGGGSNAMGMFYHFINDENVKLIAVEAGGKGVDTGFSAATTFLGKEGVLHGSRSILMQTEDGQVVEPHSVSAGLDYPGIGPQHAHLFKTSRAKYVSITDDEALDAGLLCTQMEGIIPAIESAHALAYLEKMKFTGGENVVVCLSGRGDKDMDTYMKHFGL encoded by the coding sequence ATGAATTATTTTGTAAATGAAAAAGGTTATTACGGAGATTTTGGAGGAGCTTATATTCCTGAGATGTTATATCCGAATGTCGAGGAACTCAGACAAAATTATCTTAAAATCATTGGGGATGCTGATTTTCAAAAAGAATTCCACCATTTGTTGAAGGACTATGTAGGCAGGCCTTCGCCACTTTATCTGGCTCAACGGTTATCAAAAAAGTATAATGCGAATATCTTTCTTAAAAGAGAAGACCTGAACCATACCGGGGCGCATAAAATAAATAATACCATTGGGCAGATTTTACTTGCTGAAAAATTAGGTAAGAAGAGAATTATAGCTGAAACTGGTGCAGGACAACATGGCGTAGCTACAGCAACTGTATGTGCATTACGTGGTTTGGAATGTGTGGTTTATATGGGGGAAATCGATATCCAGCGTCAGGCTCCTAATGTAGCCCGTATGAAAATGCTTGGTGCAAAAGTCGTTTCGGCGGTTTCAGGTAGTAAAACTTTAAAGGATGCAACTAATGAGGCTATGCGTGACTGGATTAATAATCCTGTTGATACTCATTATATTATAGGATCAGTGGTTGGCCCGCACCCGTATCCTGATATGGTTTCTGTTTTTCAGTCAGTTATCTCTGAAGAAACAAAAAAACAGTTAACAGAACAGACAGGGAGCGATCAGCCAGATTATGTATTGGCTTGTGTAGGCGGTGGTAGTAATGCAATGGGAATGTTTTATCATTTTATCAATGATGAAAATGTAAAACTGATTGCTGTAGAAGCAGGAGGAAAAGGAGTGGATACCGGATTCTCGGCAGCGACTACTTTTTTAGGTAAAGAAGGTGTATTGCACGGCAGCAGAAGTATCCTGATGCAAACTGAAGATGGACAGGTCGTAGAACCGCATTCTGTCTCTGCAGGTCTGGATTATCCGGGAATTGGCCCTCAGCATGCCCATCTTTTCAAAACCTCGAGAGCAAAATATGTTTCGATCACAGATGATGAGGCTCTGGACGCGGGATTACTTTGTACACAGATGGAAGGAATTATTCCTGCAATTGAAAGTGCACATGCACTGGCATATCTGGAAAAAATGAAATTTACAGGTGGAGAAAACGTAGTCGTTTGTTTATCCGGAAGGGGAGATAAAGATATGGATACCTACATGAAGCATTTTGGTTTATAA
- a CDS encoding TIGR00730 family Rossman fold protein — MTSEEKIRSAFENKNWQEIKVTDSWQIFKIMAEFVDGFEKLAKIGPCVSIFGSARTAETNKYYQMAVDCGKLLTDRGYGVITGGGPGIMEAGNKGAHTNGGKSVGLNIDLPFEQFHNKYVDHNKLLQFDYFFVRKVMFMKYSQGFIVLPGGMGTMDELFEAITLIQTGKIARFPIVLLGKDYWGGLIDWIKNTMLEKEHNIHAEDLNLFRLADTAEEATEHIFRFYDKYVLKPNF; from the coding sequence ATGACGAGTGAAGAGAAAATAAGAAGCGCGTTTGAAAACAAAAACTGGCAGGAGATCAAAGTAACCGACTCATGGCAGATCTTTAAAATAATGGCTGAGTTTGTAGACGGTTTTGAAAAACTGGCTAAGATTGGCCCTTGTGTATCTATTTTTGGTTCTGCAAGAACTGCTGAAACCAATAAGTATTACCAGATGGCAGTAGATTGCGGTAAATTACTTACTGACCGTGGCTATGGTGTAATTACAGGCGGTGGTCCGGGTATCATGGAAGCCGGTAATAAAGGTGCACATACTAACGGAGGAAAATCTGTAGGACTTAACATTGACCTGCCTTTTGAGCAGTTCCACAATAAATATGTTGACCATAATAAATTACTGCAATTTGATTACTTCTTCGTAAGAAAAGTAATGTTCATGAAATACTCGCAGGGATTTATCGTGTTGCCTGGCGGGATGGGAACAATGGATGAGTTATTTGAAGCAATCACTTTAATTCAGACTGGTAAAATTGCCCGTTTCCCGATTGTATTATTAGGTAAGGATTACTGGGGTGGTTTAATTGACTGGATCAAAAACACCATGCTGGAAAAAGAACATAATATCCATGCAGAAGATTTAAATCTGTTCCGTTTAGCAGATACTGCTGAAGAAGCAACAGAACATATCTTCAGATTCTATGATAAATACGTTCTGAAACCAAATTTCTAG
- the trpD gene encoding anthranilate phosphoribosyltransferase, with the protein MKKILNHLFENKSFSREEARKILTAIASGEFNTSQIAAFITAFGMRNITVAELQGFRDAMLDLCVKIDLSGYELVDLCGTGGDGKDTFNISTLASFVVAGAGYKVAKHGNYGVSSGCGSSNVMEHLGYTFTADQDELKRSLDRSGICFIHAPLFNPAMKIVAPIRKDLGVKTFFNMLGPMVNPAQPKNQIVGVFSLELARLYAYLYQETDKNYTIIHAVDGFDEVSLTCDFKTFSKNGEALVKVSDLGFEQIDVNEITGGDTIKSSADIFVNVLQGTGTDPQNNVVLCNAAIAIQTIKPEQSFADCYYEAESSLVGGMALQSFQNLIG; encoded by the coding sequence ATGAAGAAAATACTCAATCACTTATTCGAAAACAAATCTTTCAGCAGGGAAGAAGCCCGGAAGATTCTTACAGCAATTGCCTCAGGAGAATTTAATACTTCGCAGATTGCTGCATTTATTACGGCCTTTGGGATGCGTAATATCACAGTCGCAGAATTGCAGGGATTCCGTGATGCGATGCTTGACCTTTGTGTAAAAATAGATCTGTCAGGCTATGAACTGGTAGATCTGTGTGGTACAGGAGGCGATGGAAAAGATACTTTTAATATTTCTACCCTGGCTTCTTTTGTGGTTGCCGGAGCAGGATATAAAGTAGCAAAACATGGTAATTACGGTGTTTCTTCTGGCTGCGGTTCGTCCAATGTAATGGAACACCTGGGATATACTTTTACAGCTGATCAGGACGAATTAAAAAGAAGCCTTGACCGCTCAGGAATCTGTTTTATACATGCACCGCTGTTTAATCCAGCCATGAAAATTGTAGCTCCAATCCGTAAAGATTTAGGTGTTAAGACCTTTTTTAATATGCTTGGGCCAATGGTAAATCCGGCGCAACCTAAAAATCAGATTGTAGGCGTATTCAGTCTTGAACTAGCACGTCTGTATGCTTATCTTTATCAGGAAACAGATAAAAACTATACGATCATTCATGCTGTAGATGGTTTTGACGAAGTTTCACTGACCTGTGATTTTAAAACATTCAGTAAAAACGGAGAGGCACTGGTTAAAGTTAGTGATCTGGGTTTTGAACAGATTGATGTTAATGAAATTACGGGTGGTGATACCATAAAATCATCGGCGGATATCTTTGTCAATGTATTACAGGGTACAGGAACCGATCCGCAAAACAATGTCGTACTATGTAACGCGGCTATTGCTATACAGACTATTAAACCGGAACAGTCTTTTGCAGATTGTTATTATGAAGCAGAATCTTCACTGGTTGGTGGTATGGCGCTTCAAAGTTTTCAAAACCTGATAGGATGA
- the recR gene encoding recombination mediator RecR, protein MNFSSKLLEDAVNEFSKLPGVGQKTALRLVLHLLNKEQEEVDTFGNSIIRLRREIKHCSICHNISDLPVCGICSSAKREKEIICVVEDTRDVMAVENTSQYFGVYHVLGGLISPMDGIGPSDLYIDTLVQRVATTPVKEIILALSATMEGDTTLFYLYKRLKDFQIPITTIARGIAFGGELEYADEITLGRSIVTRVPYVNSLTK, encoded by the coding sequence ATGAACTTTTCTTCCAAGCTTCTTGAAGATGCTGTTAACGAATTTTCTAAATTACCTGGTGTAGGACAAAAGACCGCATTGCGGCTGGTACTGCATTTACTGAACAAGGAACAAGAGGAAGTAGATACTTTCGGTAATTCCATAATCAGGTTGAGAAGAGAAATAAAACATTGCAGTATTTGTCATAATATATCAGATTTACCTGTTTGCGGTATCTGTTCTTCCGCCAAACGGGAGAAAGAAATTATTTGTGTGGTTGAGGATACCCGTGATGTAATGGCCGTAGAAAATACTTCCCAATATTTTGGTGTATATCATGTGTTAGGTGGCTTAATTTCTCCTATGGATGGTATCGGGCCATCTGATCTGTATATTGATACGCTGGTTCAACGCGTTGCAACTACACCGGTTAAAGAAATTATTCTGGCTTTAAGCGCAACCATGGAGGGAGATACCACATTATTTTATCTTTATAAAAGACTTAAAGATTTTCAGATACCCATTACTACTATTGCCCGTGGAATTGCTTTTGGTGGTGAACTGGAGTATGCAGATGAAATTACTTTAGGCCGCTCTATTGTAACCCGGGTACCATATGTTAATTCACTAACCAAATAA
- a CDS encoding DUF502 domain-containing protein: protein MNRIGKALLNYLIKGLLIVLPIALSIYIVIWAVTTVDSWLNVNNILGVDPRTGESRNIPGLGLALVIALILMAGIFVTNFVTEPMYNWFNRWMNRLPGLNFIYSSIKDLTEAFVGDEKKFNHPVLVEITADIKRIGFLTQNDLSSIGLPGDCVVYFPFSYSFAGQVCVVSKDKIKELKMNAADAMKLVVSGGVSHI from the coding sequence ATGAATAGGATTGGGAAGGCACTGTTAAATTACCTGATTAAAGGGTTATTGATTGTATTGCCTATAGCGTTAAGTATTTATATAGTAATCTGGGCTGTGACTACGGTCGATAGCTGGTTAAACGTGAATAATATTTTAGGTGTTGATCCAAGAACAGGAGAAAGCAGAAATATTCCGGGTTTAGGCCTTGCGCTGGTTATTGCCTTAATTCTGATGGCGGGAATATTTGTGACAAATTTTGTGACAGAACCCATGTATAACTGGTTCAACCGCTGGATGAACAGATTACCTGGGTTAAATTTTATCTATTCTTCGATTAAAGATCTTACCGAGGCATTTGTTGGGGACGAAAAGAAATTTAACCACCCTGTTTTGGTGGAGATCACTGCTGATATTAAAAGAATTGGATTTTTAACACAAAATGATCTGTCGTCAATTGGTTTGCCGGGAGATTGTGTGGTTTATTTTCCTTTTTCCTACTCTTTTGCTGGACAGGTTTGTGTTGTCTCTAAAGACAAGATCAAAGAATTGAAAATGAATGCGGCTGATGCAATGAAATTAGTTGTATCAGGAGGGGTTAGTCATATCTAA
- a CDS encoding OmpA family protein, whose translation MKSQKTHLLLAGIGVFALSLGACKTKKIVAKPNPPVVAEKPLEKPIEKAPVEEKTETTPAPEKPDFNFSNVQFEFNSGVLKTASFQILDKVAAEMKKDPSVKFILNGHSSAEGTPEHNMSLSVDRANSVKSYLMNAGISGSNLSIKGFGATEPLKPNTTEEGKELNRRVEIKISGN comes from the coding sequence ATGAAATCTCAAAAAACACATTTATTATTAGCCGGTATCGGGGTTTTTGCCCTTTCTCTTGGCGCTTGTAAAACAAAGAAAATTGTTGCCAAACCTAATCCGCCTGTAGTAGCGGAGAAACCATTAGAAAAGCCAATAGAGAAAGCTCCTGTTGAAGAAAAAACAGAAACTACACCTGCACCTGAAAAACCAGATTTTAATTTCAGTAATGTTCAGTTTGAGTTTAATTCTGGTGTATTAAAAACTGCATCGTTTCAGATACTGGATAAAGTAGCTGCAGAGATGAAGAAAGATCCATCAGTTAAATTTATATTGAACGGACACTCTTCAGCAGAAGGTACACCTGAGCATAATATGTCATTATCTGTAGACAGAGCAAATTCAGTGAAGTCTTATTTAATGAATGCAGGTATCAGCGGAAGTAATTTATCTATTAAAGGTTTTGGAGCCACAGAGCCACTTAAGCCCAATACAACTGAAGAAGGTAAAGAGCTGAACCGCAGAGTTGAAATCAAAATAAGCGGTAATTAA
- the trpA gene encoding tryptophan synthase subunit alpha, giving the protein MNRINKIFKEKKNNILSIYYTAGYPGLGDTVTIAAALEKAGADMLEIGFPYSDPVADGPVIQASSKLSLDQGMDLNLLFEQLKELRKTVTIPVLLMGYVNPVLQYGVERFCKACAEVGVDGCIVPDLPMVEYEEFYKETFLKYGLSNIFLVTPQTSVERIHKIDSLSNGFIYLLSSSATTGQNLQVSDTTEAYFTRIAAMDLNNPTMIGFGISSKETFDKACKYANGGIIGTAFVKSIAAGNLEENIETFMAGFRS; this is encoded by the coding sequence ATGAACAGGATAAATAAAATATTCAAAGAGAAAAAAAACAATATACTATCTATATATTATACTGCTGGTTATCCTGGATTGGGTGATACGGTTACTATCGCAGCTGCACTGGAAAAAGCAGGAGCAGATATGCTGGAAATAGGTTTCCCTTATTCAGATCCGGTAGCAGATGGCCCTGTTATACAGGCTAGCAGTAAATTATCATTAGACCAGGGAATGGATTTAAACCTGTTGTTTGAACAGTTGAAAGAACTGCGTAAAACGGTTACTATCCCGGTTCTGCTGATGGGATATGTGAATCCGGTATTGCAATACGGTGTAGAGCGGTTTTGTAAAGCCTGTGCCGAGGTTGGTGTGGACGGTTGTATCGTACCTGACCTGCCAATGGTAGAATATGAAGAATTTTATAAAGAGACATTCCTGAAATATGGATTGAGCAATATATTTTTAGTTACGCCACAAACTTCTGTAGAGCGTATCCATAAAATTGACTCGTTGAGTAATGGATTCATCTATTTGTTATCTTCTTCTGCTACCACAGGACAGAATTTACAGGTATCTGATACCACAGAAGCATATTTTACCAGAATTGCTGCGATGGATTTAAACAATCCAACGATGATTGGATTCGGGATCAGCAGTAAAGAAACTTTTGATAAAGCATGCAAATATGCAAATGGAGGAATTATCGGTACTGCATTCGTAAAATCTATTGCAGCAGGTAACCTTGAAGAAAATATCGAAACATTTATGGCAGGATTCAGGTCATAA
- a CDS encoding sodium:solute symporter: MTPAILLSFLLGYFALLIGVAYFTSRNSSDNASFFIANRNSKWYLVAFGMIGTALSGVTFISVPGAVGKSEFGYFQFVLGNAVGFVIIATVLLPLYYRMNLISIYTYLEKRLGAYSYKTGAVIFLISRTIGSAFRLYLVAIVLQKFIFDAWNVPFWLTIIICLVLIWLYTHKGGLKTIIITDTMQTVFLLLSVVLSIIFISKSLHLDIAGTFEAVKNSSYSKIFFWEDFMGSKSHFLKQFLGGIFVTIAMVGLDQDLMQKNLSMKTIGEAQKNMFTFTGVFVIMNIFFLSVGALLYLYAAKNGIAVADLKTPDHLYPEIALNHLNIIPGIIFMLGLTAATFATTDSALTALTTSFCVDFLHFDKKEDQNDPKLVNQRHWVHIGFSVIMVAVILVFKMINDDSVVNSIFTAAGYTYGPLLGLFAFGMLTKRAVTDKLVPYLCIASPVLCFIINTHSIKWFGYAMSFELIVLNGLITFILLWVTGKNTVDRTKF, translated from the coding sequence ATGACTCCCGCCATACTTTTATCCTTTCTGTTAGGATATTTTGCCCTCTTAATAGGAGTAGCCTATTTCACCTCAAGAAACTCGTCTGACAACGCTTCGTTTTTTATTGCAAACCGCAATTCAAAATGGTATCTGGTAGCCTTTGGCATGATTGGAACAGCGCTTTCGGGGGTAACTTTTATCTCCGTACCTGGTGCTGTGGGTAAAAGTGAGTTTGGTTATTTTCAGTTCGTACTGGGAAATGCCGTGGGTTTTGTCATCATCGCTACTGTCCTGCTCCCACTTTATTACCGCATGAACCTGATTTCCATCTATACCTATCTGGAAAAAAGACTGGGTGCTTACAGCTATAAAACCGGAGCAGTCATTTTCCTGATTTCAAGAACTATCGGATCTGCTTTCAGATTATATCTGGTGGCAATTGTTTTGCAGAAATTCATTTTTGACGCGTGGAATGTCCCCTTCTGGCTCACTATAATTATCTGTCTGGTACTTATCTGGCTTTATACCCATAAGGGTGGTCTTAAAACTATTATCATCACTGATACCATGCAAACCGTATTTCTGCTATTATCAGTTGTGCTGTCTATTATCTTTATTTCAAAATCTCTCCATCTGGATATAGCCGGGACTTTCGAAGCCGTAAAAAACAGCAGTTATTCAAAAATATTCTTCTGGGAAGACTTCATGGGCAGCAAGTCGCACTTTCTCAAACAGTTTCTGGGCGGTATTTTCGTGACTATTGCAATGGTAGGTCTGGATCAGGATCTGATGCAGAAAAACCTGAGTATGAAAACCATAGGTGAGGCACAGAAAAATATGTTCACTTTTACAGGGGTATTTGTCATTATGAATATCTTTTTCCTGAGTGTAGGTGCTTTATTATATCTTTATGCCGCAAAAAATGGCATAGCAGTTGCTGACTTAAAAACACCAGATCATCTATACCCTGAGATTGCTTTAAACCATCTGAACATAATTCCGGGAATTATATTCATGCTGGGTTTAACTGCTGCAACGTTTGCCACTACGGATTCTGCGCTTACAGCACTGACCACTTCTTTTTGTGTAGATTTTCTGCATTTTGATAAAAAGGAAGATCAGAATGACCCTAAACTGGTTAACCAGCGACACTGGGTACATATAGGGTTTTCAGTTATTATGGTGGCTGTAATCCTGGTTTTTAAAATGATAAACGATGATTCGGTTGTGAATTCCATATTTACTGCAGCAGGATATACCTACGGCCCTCTGTTAGGCCTATTTGCCTTCGGGATGCTGACAAAGAGAGCTGTAACAGATAAATTAGTACCTTACCTGTGTATTGCATCCCCTGTGCTGTGTTTTATAATCAACACACACAGTATAAAATGGTTTGGTTATGCGATGAGCTTTGAGCTGATTGTGCTAAACGGTTTGATTACATTTATACTACTTTGGGTTACCGGAAAAAACACGGTTGACCGGACTAAATTTTAA
- a CDS encoding SDR family oxidoreductase — MDFKNKVVVITGASSGIGKSCAEEFAKRGANLVLAARQFVTLCEVTADLEKKYGIKALAIQADVSKEADCEELIKRALLTFSKIDILVNNAGLSMRALFNELDLTVLKSLMDVNFWGTVYCTKYALPEILKTKGSIIGVSSIAGYRGLPGRTGYSASKFAMNGFMEALRTEILHTGVHVMVACPGFTTSNIRVAALAKDGKSHGETSMEEGKMMSSEEVAEHIVNGVAARKRTLVMTGQGKLTVWINKLFPALADKLVFNHFTKEKNALIENHK; from the coding sequence ATGGATTTTAAGAATAAAGTTGTTGTTATTACCGGTGCTTCATCGGGTATAGGCAAATCATGTGCAGAGGAGTTTGCCAAACGAGGAGCAAACCTGGTGCTGGCAGCCAGACAGTTTGTTACTTTATGTGAGGTTACTGCTGATCTGGAAAAAAAATATGGAATTAAAGCTTTGGCCATACAGGCTGATGTCAGCAAAGAAGCTGATTGTGAAGAGCTGATTAAACGCGCTTTGCTGACTTTTAGTAAAATTGATATCCTGGTTAATAATGCAGGACTATCTATGCGTGCATTATTTAATGAACTCGATTTAACAGTACTGAAAAGCCTGATGGATGTTAATTTCTGGGGTACAGTATATTGTACCAAATATGCATTGCCTGAAATTTTGAAGACTAAAGGAAGTATAATTGGCGTTTCTTCTATTGCAGGTTATCGCGGATTGCCGGGCAGAACTGGTTATTCTGCTTCTAAATTTGCAATGAATGGGTTTATGGAAGCACTGAGAACTGAAATATTGCATACCGGGGTACACGTAATGGTGGCTTGTCCTGGTTTTACAACTTCCAATATCCGGGTTGCGGCTTTGGCAAAAGATGGTAAATCTCATGGTGAAACCAGTATGGAAGAGGGGAAAATGATGTCTTCGGAAGAAGTGGCTGAGCATATAGTGAATGGAGTTGCTGCGCGTAAGCGCACGCTGGTCATGACAGGGCAGGGGAAATTAACGGTATGGATTAATAAACTGTTTCCGGCACTGGCCGATAAACTGGTATTTAATCATTTTACAAAAGAAAAAAATGCATTAATTGAAAACCACAAATAA